A stretch of the Pelmatolapia mariae isolate MD_Pm_ZW linkage group LG23, Pm_UMD_F_2, whole genome shotgun sequence genome encodes the following:
- the ephx2 gene encoding bifunctional epoxide hydrolase 2: MADKKAILFNFWGVAVSARPAAIFKKLEELHNLPGGFLSSVVSKDDSALRQAERGAMTLTQMIPALEAECVQEARDRSVTLPSDWSVKGLLDKLTEAMMDVQAAVLKTAAGLRRSGLLTAVLANHWVDDRAAGDGTGRLLSLLGGHFDLVLQSCHLGHRVPEPAMFSSALQRLGVTPKQALWLDADVEGVKAAEGAGMKAVLVENLDAALEKLSEFTGFQAVETVSPPPSCIPDEVSHGYITIKPGVRTHYVEMGSGPPVLLCHGFPESWYSWRYQIPALAAAGFRVLALDMKGYGESTAPPDIEEYSHEELCKELVVFLDKMSIPQVTLVGHDWGGSLVWAMARFYPERIRAVASLNTPMFKLNPSVPAFERLKAIPIFDYQVYFQTPGVAEAELEKDLERTFKIFFSSSSEAKGRPPLSTAGVCARGGLFVGLPEQIPRSSMLTEADLQYYVSQYKERGFRGPLNWYRNSDANWKWMCSRPFEKLLMPTMMLTAGKDPVLLPSFTKGMEDSMPNLTRGHIEECGHWTQMEKPAETNKILISWLKEAHKKTEGGTVAPKL; the protein is encoded by the exons ATGGCTGATAAGAAAGCCATCCTGTTCAACTTCTGGGGAGTCGCCGTCTCTGCCCGACCTgctgccatttttaaaaagctggaaGAGTTGCACAACCTACCGGG AGGTTTTCTCTCCAGTGTGGTGTCCAAAGACGACAGCGCCTTGAGGCAGGCTGAGAGAGGAGCCATGACACTTACACAG atGATCCCAGCTTTGGAGGCCGAGTGTGTGCAGGAAGCCCGGGACAGGAGTGTGACTCTGCCGTCTGATTGGTCAGTTAAAGGCCTGCTGGACAAACTCACAGAGGCGATGATGGACGTCCAAGCAGCCGTGCTGAAGACAGCTGCTGGCCTGCGACGCAGCG GGTTACTGACAGCTGTGCTGGCCAATCACTGGGTAGATGACAGAGCGGCTGGAGATGGCACAGGTCGCCTTCTCTCTCTGCTGGGAGGCCATTTTGACCTGGTCCTCCAGTCCTGCCACTTAGGTCACAGGGTCCCTGAGCCCGCCATGTTCAGCTCTGCCCTGCAGCGCCTGGGAGTGACGCCCAAACAG GCGTTGTGGCTGGATGCTGATGTTGAGGGTGTAAAAGCCGCAGAGGGAGCAGGGATGAAGGCCGTCTTGGTGGAAAATCTGGATGCTGCTCTGGAGAAACTGTCTGAATTTACTGGCTTTCAG GCTGTTGAAACAGTGAGCCCCCCACCATCCTGCATCCCTGATGAAGTGTCCCATGGCTACATCACCATAAAA CCTGGTGTGAGGACTCATTACGTGGAAATGGGCTCCGGTCCACCGGTGCTACTGTGTCACGGTTTCCCGGAGAGCTGGTACTCCTGGAGGTACCAG ATCCCAGCCTTGGCTGCAGCAGGATTCAGGGTTTTAGCTCTGGACATGAAAGGATATGGAGAGtccacagcgccccctg ACATAGAGGAATATTCTCATGAGGAGCTTTGTAAG gAGTTAGTCGTATTTTTGGATAAAATG TCCATACCACAGGTCACCCTGGTGGGTCACGACTGGGGCGGCTCCCTGGTGTGGGCCATGGCCCGCTTCTATCCCGAGAGAATcag GGCTGTGGCATCATTGAACACCCCAATGTTCAAGTTGAATCCTTCGGTTCCTGCTTTCGAGAGACTGAAGGCTATTCCAATATTCGACTATCAGGTCTACTTCCAAACACCA GGTGTGGCGGAGGCCGAGCTGGAGAAGGATTTGGAGAGGACGTTcaagattttcttttccagcagTAGTGAAGCG AAGGGTCGTCCCCCTCTCAGCACCGCAGGAGTGTGCGCTCGAG GTGGCCTGTTTGTGGGTCTGCCGGAGCAGATTCCCAGGAGCTCCATGCTGACAGAAGCTGACCTGCAGTACTACGTCAGCCAGTACAAAGAAAGAGGCTTCAG GGGGCCCTTGAACTGGTATCGAAACAGTGATGCAAACTGGAAGTGGATGTGTTCCCGGCCCTTTGAGAAG CTGCTAATGCCGACAATGATGCTGACAGCGGGTAAAGACCCCGTACTGCTGCCGTCCTTTACCAAGGGAATGGAGGACTCT ATGCCAAACCTGACCAGAGGACACATCGAAGAGTGTGGACACTGGACACAGATGGAAAAGCCGGCAGAGACCAACAAAATCCTGATATCCTGGCTTAAAGAGGCGCACAAGAAGACTGAAGGTGGTACTGTGGCTCCCAAACTgtga